ACAGTATCTGATTCGATCTCGACATGATATTGCATGGACCAGGCATTAGTTCCAATCCTCATTGCCTGAATTGAACATACATCTGACTTAGCCAAAACAATTGCACCTTCTGGCGCTTGTGCCACTCGAACTGAGTGCCATTGAAGACATTGCTGTTTAGGGGCTGTCCCTAAAAATAGTGGATCCTTCTTTCCCTCTTCCGTTAATTCAACTTCAAGTACTCCAATTTCAGGAACTTTTTGTGGACCACATGTGCCACCTAATGCATCTGCAAGCAATTGATGACCCAAACATAAACCAAGGTAAGGTCTCCCTAGCTCAGAAACCCAATGCCTAATTGCTGCCTTTTCTTCAACGAGCCACGGATTTTCTTCAATGTCCCATACATCCATTGGCCCCCCCATAACCCAAAGTGCATCATACTTATCAAAGCTAGGAATTTTATCGCCGCGATGTAAATATACAGGATCCCATTCAATTTCATCTTCAGCCAGGAATTGTCTTAATGACCCGGGATGTTCACAATCAACATGCTGAAAAACTAATATTCGCATCTGCAGACTCCTTTTTAAAATACAAAATATGTAATAAAATATATATTAATACTTATACATAAGCTCGTCAAATAATAGTGGTTATATTGTCCTAAGTTTTCAATGCAAAAAAATGGTTCAACATAAAAAAATAATTAGTTTGGCAATTGCACTTGCTTGTGTACTTTTGGCTATTAATTTTGGCTTGAGGTCGTCTCTTGGCTTATTTCTTAAGCCCGTTTCAGAAACATTTGGATATGGTCGAGAAGTTTTTGCATTCTCATTGGCCCTTCAAAATCTTTTTTGGGGATTATCTCAACCAATTGCTGGAGCATTTGCAGATAAATTTGGAACATCTCGAGTCATTATATTAGGAACTCTCTTTTATTCACTGGGCCTCTATATTACAGCCACTGCAGATAGCTTTATGGGTCTTCATATAGGTGCAGGAATTCTTATTGGTATGGGTATTGCAGGAACTGGTTTAGGGGTCATACTTCCAGCTATGGCAAGAATGGTTTCACCAGAAAAAAGAGCTATGGCATTAGGCATAGGAACCGCAGCTGGATCTGCAGGTCAATTTTTACTTATCCCAGTTGCTAGAGAGTTTTTAGTGGCCTATGGATGGCAGACAGCTCTTATTATTATGGCAATTGGGGCGCTCTCAATGATCCTTTTTTCGCCCGTATTTAAAGGCGATGAAATCAAAAATACTACTTTAGATAATGAACCATCCCAAACTCTAAAAGAAGCTCTCAATGAAGCCTCAAGACATATTCATTATTGGCTTCTTATTGCTGGTTTTTTTGTATGCGGCTTCCAGCTTGCTTTTATTGTAGTTCATATGCCTTCCTATCTAGCAGACAAGGGCTTTGATAGCTCTGTCGCAGCTGCAAGTTTATCCATTATTGGTCTTTGTAATATTTTTGGCTCACTCATTTCTGGACACTTTTCAGGAATCTATTCAAAAAAATGGATTCTCACTTATATTTATGCAGCTAGATCAATTATCATTGTTTTATTTCTTATAACGCCGATTTCAACTTTTACAATTTACGCTTTTTCTTTTGCAACAGGTTTTCTTTGGCTTGCAACAGTCCCTCCAACATCAGGATTAGTTGCTCAGATGTTTGGCTTAAGATTTATGGGCACACTTTACGGTATCGTTTTTCTAAACCATCAAATTGGCTCATTTACCGGTGTTTGGATTGGAGGTTATCTCTTTGATACAACTGGTTCTTATGATCAAGTCTGGTGGTGGGCAGCCATCATTGCGGCAATTACTGCACTGATACATGTCTACATCGATGAGCGGCCAATAAAAAGGATTCGAGCTAACGTTGAGACCAGTTAAGAGAGTATCGCCACACTTTTGACTTGAACAAAAACCTCTGATCCCTTTTCTAATCGAAGCTTATGGGATGATTTACGAGTGATGCATGCAAGTAGAATGGTCTCCTTAATCTGGAGGCGGACCATGACTTGGGCTTCACCTTCATTTACTATTTGCTGAACCATTGCTGGAAAAATATTCAAAATACTTGTATCAACCTGTTTTAATTTTGTAAGACTCACATCACGTGCTACCACTCTAATCCTAACTTTGGTTTGAACTGGAAAGCGATTGTCTGGAACTATAAATTGCCCCCCTAAAAACTTCAAATGCATCAAATTAAATTCTAATTCACGTTTCATGACTTCAGCTTCGATTATTGATACTGCGTCACCACCATGAGATAAAGGCATATCAAATCGAGTTAACATATCATTTACAGGCCCGCTACCAAGAATATTTCCATTTTCAATTAGAAGAAGATGATCGGCTAACCTTGACATCTCATCTTGAGAGTGGGTCACATAAAGAATTGGAATTTCCAAATCATTATGAATGGAATCTAGGTAAGGTAGAATTTCGTTTTTACGTTTTGAGTCTAGAGCAGACAGAGGCTCATCCAAAAGTAAAATTTTAGGGTTAGTCAATAAGGCTCTTGCAATTGCAACTCTCTGCCTCTCCCCCCCTGAAAGCTGCGTTGTTTTCCTGTTAAGTAGGGTTTTTATTTCTAATAAATTATGTATGGATTCTATAAAATCTTCTTTTAGTCCTATTGCTCTTTTAACTACAAAATTGAGGTTACCCTTAACGTCAAGGTGATCAAATAGTGCAGCATCTTGGAAGACATATCCAATCTGGCGTTTATGTGTTGCCAAAAAATCTTCACCTTTCTGCCAAACTGAATCGCCGATTTTAAGAAAGCCATCATCACTCTTTTCAAGTCCTGCAATCGCTCTGAGTAGGGTTGTCTTTCCAGATCCAGAGGGACCAAATACTACAGTTATGCCCCTATCAGGAATACTAAAATTAGCATCAAGCATAAAGCTTTCTAATTGAATTTTTATGTTACATTCAATCACTAGTCTTTACTCCTCATAATTGAAAAATGACGATTAATGATATAAACAAATAACAGCATTAGAAATGATGTGGCAAGTAAGCCTCCTGCTAACCAGTGAGCTTGTCCATATTCCATTGCCTCAACATGATCATAAATTGCGATTGATACTACTCCTGTTTCACCTGGGATATTACCTCCTATCATGAGTACCACCCCAAACTCTCCTACCGTATGAGCAAACCCTAATACAGCAGCAGTAATAAAGCCAGAACGTGACAAAGGAACAGCAACTGAAAAAAAGCGATCAATTTTTGACGCACCTAATGTCGCAGCAACCTCCAGTGGCTTTCTTCCAACAGAGCTAAAGGAATTTTGAAGTGGCTGAACCACAAAAGGCATAGAATAAATAACTGAGCCTACAACCAGACCAGTGAAAGTAAATGCTATTGAACTTCCCCCAAGAGACTCCAATAGCTTTCCAATAGGACCGTTAGATCCAAGTGTTATTAACAAATAAAAACCTAGTACTGTTGGTGGAAGAATCAGTGGCAAGGCTATGAGTGCCTCAAATACTGCTTTAAATTTAAACTTAGTTTGTGAGAGCCACCAAGCGATCGGAGTTCCAATTAAAATTAATATAGAAGTACTTACTATGGCTAACTTAATAGTAACAATGATTGCAGATAAATCTAATTCATTTAACATTATGGTAAGTCATATCCGAATTTGGAAATTATATTTAAGACCTTATCAGTTTGAACAAACTCCATAAAACTTCTACCGAGTAAACTGTCTCTTAAAAGAACCACTTGCTGCTCTATTGGATTATAGAGAGACTTTGGAACCTCCCAAAAGGACCCCAATAAAGAGAAATTAGGGCTCATTAATTGTGAGAATGAGACAAAACCAAGCTCTGCATTTCCACTATTTATGAATTGAAATGCTTGGGCTATATTTTCACCTTTGACTACTTTTTTACCCATATTATTCCACAAACCCATTGATACCAATGTTTCCTTAGTTGCTATTCCATAAGGAGCAATTTTAGGATTGGCTATAGCTAAAAATCGAAAATTGTTATCATAAAGAACCTGTCCTTTTGAATCCACAAACCCATTAGCTGGACTCCATAATACAATTTTACCCAAGGCATAGGTAAATCTAGATTCATTCTCAACTATTCCTTCTTTTTCAAGTAAGACAGGTCTTGCTTTATCAGCTGAGAAAAAAATATCAAATGGAGCACCGTTTATGATTTGTGCATAATGTTTACCTGAGGACCCAGA
This sequence is a window from Candidatus Pseudothioglobus singularis PS1. Protein-coding genes within it:
- a CDS encoding MFS transporter, which encodes MVQHKKIISLAIALACVLLAINFGLRSSLGLFLKPVSETFGYGREVFAFSLALQNLFWGLSQPIAGAFADKFGTSRVIILGTLFYSLGLYITATADSFMGLHIGAGILIGMGIAGTGLGVILPAMARMVSPEKRAMALGIGTAAGSAGQFLLIPVAREFLVAYGWQTALIIMAIGALSMILFSPVFKGDEIKNTTLDNEPSQTLKEALNEASRHIHYWLLIAGFFVCGFQLAFIVVHMPSYLADKGFDSSVAAASLSIIGLCNIFGSLISGHFSGIYSKKWILTYIYAARSIIIVLFLITPISTFTIYAFSFATGFLWLATVPPTSGLVAQMFGLRFMGTLYGIVFLNHQIGSFTGVWIGGYLFDTTGSYDQVWWWAAIIAAITALIHVYIDERPIKRIRANVETS
- the modB gene encoding molybdate ABC transporter permease subunit encodes the protein MLNELDLSAIIVTIKLAIVSTSILILIGTPIAWWLSQTKFKFKAVFEALIALPLILPPTVLGFYLLITLGSNGPIGKLLESLGGSSIAFTFTGLVVGSVIYSMPFVVQPLQNSFSSVGRKPLEVAATLGASKIDRFFSVAVPLSRSGFITAAVLGFAHTVGEFGVVLMIGGNIPGETGVVSIAIYDHVEAMEYGQAHWLAGGLLATSFLMLLFVYIINRHFSIMRSKD
- a CDS encoding type 1 glutamine amidotransferase: MRILVFQHVDCEHPGSLRQFLAEDEIEWDPVYLHRGDKIPSFDKYDALWVMGGPMDVWDIEENPWLVEEKAAIRHWVSELGRPYLGLCLGHQLLADALGGTCGPQKVPEIGVLEVELTEEGKKDPLFLGTAPKQQCLQWHSVRVAQAPEGAIVLAKSDVCSIQAMRIGTNAWSMQYHVEIESDTVDNWGAIPAYAEALTNTLGEGALSNLKKNTDANMSQCLSCARQIYDNFMSEIV
- the modC gene encoding molybdenum ABC transporter ATP-binding protein, whose product is MIECNIKIQLESFMLDANFSIPDRGITVVFGPSGSGKTTLLRAIAGLEKSDDGFLKIGDSVWQKGEDFLATHKRQIGYVFQDAALFDHLDVKGNLNFVVKRAIGLKEDFIESIHNLLEIKTLLNRKTTQLSGGERQRVAIARALLTNPKILLLDEPLSALDSKRKNEILPYLDSIHNDLEIPILYVTHSQDEMSRLADHLLLIENGNILGSGPVNDMLTRFDMPLSHGGDAVSIIEAEVMKRELEFNLMHLKFLGGQFIVPDNRFPVQTKVRIRVVARDVSLTKLKQVDTSILNIFPAMVQQIVNEGEAQVMVRLQIKETILLACITRKSSHKLRLEKGSEVFVQVKSVAILS
- the modA gene encoding molybdate ABC transporter substrate-binding protein; this encodes MLNSQLKVFALLFVCQFFIGTHSLANEIRIAVASNFYPTMKAIVEEFELENYESSKINKIVLISGSSGKHYAQIINGAPFDIFFSADKARPVLLEKEGIVENESRFTYALGKIVLWSPANGFVDSKGQVLYDNNFRFLAIANPKIAPYGIATKETLVSMGLWNNMGKKVVKGENIAQAFQFINSGNAELGFVSFSQLMSPNFSLLGSFWEVPKSLYNPIEQQVVLLRDSLLGRSFMEFVQTDKVLNIISKFGYDLP